In Porites lutea chromosome 9, jaPorLute2.1, whole genome shotgun sequence, a single window of DNA contains:
- the LOC140947711 gene encoding cell division cycle protein 123 homolog yields the protein MKREHVLNCNFSAWYPKFKNITIRSRVIPLPKEFVDYLKADNVVLPGEPVSTVSGAEAESDSEEWLSLDEDPNEQAISAPEFNEVDSAIREAIVDLEGTVFPKLNWSSPLDASWISFDGTLKCQSPNDIYLLLKSSDKISNILFDSFKHCDDGEGEMTDGFELVLRKWKDINPGIEFRCFVKDTNLVAISQRDTASCYDFIAQNETDICSDIANFFRKKVAYKFPDSSVTFDVYRYSPQKILLVDFNPFGAQTDPLLFTWEELKDPALCITYNDDKFHGVFKYVTSDGGVQPNPSHFSRMPSDINDLACGNDVNKLVDLLNVRNLIRQPGEESDDD from the coding sequence ATGAAACGAGAACACGTGTTAAATTGTAACTTTTCAGCGTGGTATCCGAAGTTTAAAAATATCACCATTAGAAGCCGGGTAATTCCACTTCCTAAAGAGTTCGTTGATTATCTGAAAGCTGATAATGTTGTCTTACCCGGAGAACCTGTGTCAACAGTGTCTGGGGCGGAAGCTGAGAGTGATTCAGAGGAATGGCTGTCTTTGGATGAAGATCCAAACGAACAAGCAATCAGTGCTCCGGAGTTCAATGAGGTGGATTCTGCAATCAGAGAAGCTATTGTTGATTTGGAAGGCACTGTTTTTCCCAAATTGAATTGGAGTTCCCCTCTAGATGCGTCCTGGATCTCATTTGATGGCACACTGAAATGCCAATCTCCAAATGATATTTATCTTCTGCTCAAAAGCTCTGACAAAATTTCTAACATCCTTTTTGACTCTTTCAAACATTGTGATGATGGAGAAGGTGAAATGACTGATGGTTTTGAGCTGGTACTTCGCAAATGGAAGGATATAAATCCAGGGATAGAATTCAGATGCTTTGTCAAGGACACCAACCTGGTTGCAATATCCCAAAGAGACACAGCAAGTTGCTATGACTTTATTGCGCAAAATGAGACAGACATTTGCAGTGATATAGCAAACTTTTTTAGAAAGAAAGTAGCTTACAAATTTCCTGACAGTTCTGTTACATTTGATGTCTACCGGTATTCACCACAGAAAATTTTGCTAGTTGACTTTAATCCTTTTGGCGCACAAACAGACCCTCTACTTTTCACATGGGAGGAACTCAAAGACCCTGCCCTTTGCATCACTTATAATGATGATAAGTTTCATGGTGTTTTCAAGTATGTAACAAGTGATGGAGGGGTGCAGCCCAATCCTTCTCACTTCAGCAGAATGCCGtcagatatcaatgatttaGCTTGCGGCAATGATGTCAACAAGTTAGTTGATCTTCTAAATGTGAGAAATTTGATAAGGCAACCTGGAGAGGAATCTGATGATGACTAG
- the LOC140949247 gene encoding RNA-splicing ligase RtcB-like: MFQWRLLFYSPGQRGIYLRKIINRSFSYIILGDEKNKGVPVKAWVKGVPVEKDATDQLLSLAKLPIVHSHVAAMPDMHLGKGACVGCVVPTVGAIIPSAVGVDIGCGMMAVRTTLTANQLPDSLKNLRTAIEQAVPHGRTHQGRKGDVGAWKSSDIPQFVVKEWDKLKKEYEYICSRQPMAKAQNNMNHLGTLDTGNHFIEACLDEEDRVWFMLHSGSRGPGNRIGTVYIELAKNDMMKLDKRVKVDKDLAYLKEGTKNFEDYVFAVTWAQKFARVNRDIMMSSVLKAAHSCSSIPQFEVDPFSKAVNCHHNYVNLEMHFGKEVFLTRKGAVSARDGELGIIPGSMGARSYIVRGKGNPESFHSCSHGAGRTMSRTKARKMFSIEDHVRATEGVECRKDAGVIDETPMAYKDIDDVMAAQSDLLDVVHRLKQVLCVKG, from the exons ATGTTCCAATGGAGGCTGCTCTTCTACTCTCCTGGGCAGCGAGGGATTTATCTGAGAAAGATTATAAATAGAAGTTTTTCTTACATTATTCTCGGCGATGAAAAGAAC aaaGGTGTACCAGTAAAAGCATGGGTCAAGGGAGTTCCAGTTGAGAAAGATGCAACGGATCAACTTCTTTCTTTGGCGAAATTGCCAATTGTCCATTCCCATGTAGCTGCTATGCCTGATATGCATCTTGGGAAAGGTGCTTGTGTGGGATGTGTGGTTCCGACTGTGGGTGCCATCATCCCCTCTGCTGTTGGAGTG GACATTGGATGTGGAATGATGGCAGTAAGGACAACACTAACAGCAAATCAACTGCCAGATTCCTTGAAGAACCTTCGTACAGCTATTGAACAGGCTGTACCACATGGGCGGACCCATCAG ggtCGCAAGGGTGATGTTGGTGCATGGAAGTCAAGTGACATTCCACAGTTCGTCGTAAAGGAGTGGGACAAACTCAAGAAAGAGTATGAATACATCTGTAGTCGACAACCGATGGCCAAGGCACAGAATAACATGAATCATCTTGGAACATTAGACACTGGAAACCACTTTATTGAG GCGTGTCTTGATGAAGAAGATAGAGTTTGGTTTATGTTACATTCTGGGTCACGTGGTCCTGGCAACAGAATTGGAACAGTGTACATTGAACTTGCCAAGAATGATATGATGAAACTGGACAAACGAGTAAAG GTTGATAAAGATCTGGCTTACCTCAAAGAGGGCACAAAGAATTTTGAGGATTATGTGTTTGCGGTGACATGGGCACAGAAGTTTGCCCGTGTAAACCGTGATATCATGATGTCAAGTGTTCTGAAGGCAGCTCACTCTTGTAGCAGTATTCCACAATTTGAAGTGGACCCATTTAGCAAGGCTGTTAACTGCCACCATAACTATGTGAATTTAGAGATGCATTTTGGAAAAGAAGTGTTTCTTACAAGAAAAGGGGCA GTTTCTGCTCGTGATGGTGAATTGGGCATTATACCAGGGTCCATGGGAGCACGATCCTACATCGTCAGAGGCAAGGGAAACCCTGAATCATTTCACAG TTGTAGTCACGGAGCTGGGAGGACCATGTCGCGAAccaaagccaggaaaatgttttcaattGAAGATCACGTGCGTGCAACAGAAGGCGTGGAATGTCGAAAGGACGCTGGCGTCATCGACGAAACACCAATGGCTTACAAGGACATCGATGACGTCATGGCAGCGCAGAGTGACCTCTTAGATGTTGTTCACAGGCTCAAGCAGGTGCTGTGCGTAAAGGGGTGA